AAGTCAACTTTTCTTCAACCTACATATCAATGCCGTATTCGCTCACGGTCGAAGAAAATTTGCGGGTGGTCGCGAAGCTCTACGGTCTGACACAGGTCGAGCGCCGCATCGACGACATGGTGAAAAGGCTGGAAATGGAGGAGTTTCGTTCCAAGATCACCAGAAAACTGTCCTCAGGACAGATGACGAGGCTTACGCTGGCGAAAGCATTTCTCACCCAGCCGAAGATCTTGTTTCTGGATGAGCCGACGGCCAGTCTCGACCCCGACATCGCACACAAGATTCGACGTCTCCTGAAAGAAGAGCAGCGTGCGTCGGGACTCAGTATTCTGTACACCTCGCACAATATGAGGGAGATGGAGGCGATGTCGGATCGAATTATCTTTTTGCAGCGAGGCAAGATTGTGGCAGAAGGGACGGCTTCCGAGATTGTCTCGAGATTCGGCCAGTCGGACCTGGAAGACGTGTTCTTGAAGTTGGCCCGTGAGCAGTCATAAGCAGGGGCGCCATCGAATCGTATGGACGACGTACTCTCAGTTCTACTCGGCGTGATGATTGGTGGACTCGGGCTGAGCACCAGCTGGGGCGTGTTTTGGTGCGTCATGGCGTCCGCGGGTTTCGCGCGACGTACCTGTGACTGGAGGGTAGTCCAGGCGAGCCTCACCGCCGCGCTGGCGCCAGGAGTGCTCTTGGGTGTCGTACTTTGGACCATCGATCCAGGACGTCTTGGCTCTCTTCCTTTCGCCGCCGGTGTGAGTGTCTTGCCCGTGGTCGGGGTGATCCTAGGAATGCGAACGCTGCCAGACGGAACCCGTGTCGTAGGCCGACTGGTTGGAGGAACACAGGCCATGATGGATACGATCCTCGGCCGACACCATGATTGCGGTGGCTGCGGCGAGGAACATCACCATCACGAGGATCAAGCATGAAGATGCATCGGATCATGGCCCTGGTGTCCCGTCATCTCTATCTTTATCGACGAAGCCTGCCCCGGATCATGGAAATTTTTTATTGGCCGTTCCTCGACCTCGTCATTTGGGGGTTCATCACGCTCTATCTCTCTCGCTTTCCGGGCCAGACTCCGGGGTTTGTAACGTTTTTTCTGGGGGCACTCATCCTCTGGGACATTCTGTTCCGATCCCAACAAGGGATTACCATCTCCTTTCTCGAAGAAATCTGGGCAAGAAATCTGATGAATCTCTTCGCAAGCCCGCTCAAGCCCAGTGAATTCCTCGCCGCCACCATGGTCATGAGTATCTTCAAGGTGATGTGTGTGTCGATAGTCATGGCGCTGTGCGCCGCGCTCTTTTATTCATACAACATTTTTATGATCGGCCTCTGGCTGTTTCCGTTTGTGTTGAATTTGGTCGTGACTGGTTGGATCGTAGGGGT
This genomic window from Nitrospiraceae bacterium contains:
- a CDS encoding ABC transporter ATP-binding protein yields the protein MAASVLSAQHLTKRFGSFTAVDNISFEIRPGEILGLLGPNGAGKTTTIQMLLGLVTPTAGSIRVFGLDLATHREEILEQVNFSSTYISMPYSLTVEENLRVVAKLYGLTQVERRIDDMVKRLEMEEFRSKITRKLSSGQMTRLTLAKAFLTQPKILFLDEPTASLDPDIAHKIRRLLKEEQRASGLSILYTSHNMREMEAMSDRIIFLQRGKIVAEGTASEIVSRFGQSDLEDVFLKLAREQS
- a CDS encoding ABC transporter permease yields the protein MKMHRIMALVSRHLYLYRRSLPRIMEIFYWPFLDLVIWGFITLYLSRFPGQTPGFVTFFLGALILWDILFRSQQGITISFLEEIWARNLMNLFASPLKPSEFLAATMVMSIFKVMCVSIVMALCAALFYSYNIFMIGLWLFPFVLNLVVTGWIVGVFTTSLIMRFGQEAEVLAWSMVFLFQPISCVFYPLDVLPGWLKAIAWANPAAHIFEGMRAVLSTSIHPVVNLAWASGLNVLLLIAVIAWFHRTFAYCKEEGLLVRVGE